TAACCGTGCGCCACGGTGACAAGATTGACGAAATGGGTAATCCACAAATTTGTAATTTTGATAAGCAAGAAAATTTGTTTTTTAACTGTGGTCCTGCACGTATCCCTGGTCATCACAGACGCTTATTGCACTATTGTAGAACATTAAATGTGCCATTACAGATCAAAGCTAACAGTAGCAAGATGGCCTATTTCCATGATGATAAATCTTTAGGTGGTAAACCTAAACGTATTATCGAATACCACACAGATGTGCGCGGTTTAATGTCTGAACTGTTGTGGAAGTCTGCGGATTCTAATCAATTTGACCAACTTTTAAGTGAAGATGATGTAGCCAAGTTAATGAAATTTTCTCAGGCTTACGGTGATTTAACAGAAAATGGTAAATACCGAGGCAGCGGACGTGCAGGTTCAACTACCGACAGAATGTTAGAGCATCCAGTTCCTCATACGCCAATTGAATTAAAAGAAATGCTGGATAGTAGCTTTTGGTATGGCGGATTATTAGGTGCTGAACTTTACGATTGGTGTGAACCGTTAATGGAGCCAATTGGAGGAATGGACGCTGTAGTAAAAGGTTTCCTTAGAAATCTTAAAACTCAACCTGTGTTAAATGCCCAAGTTAAGAAAATCTACAATCGAGAGCAAGGGGTAGAGGTTACTTACGAACAAGGCGGACAGTTACACACAGTTAAAGCTGATTATTGTTTTAATAATATTCCAGCTTATTTTATGGCAGGTATCGAAAATAATTTTTCTGCGACCTATCAGTCAGGCTTAGACAGCATCAAACGTGGCCATTTATTTAAAATTGCTTATCAAATGAAAGAGCGCTTTTGGGAGCGAGATGGTATTTACGGTGGCATTAGTTATACCTCTGAGCCCGTGGCACAACTTTGGTATCCGTCTCACGATATCCATGCGCAGAAGGGAATCTTGCTAGGTGCTTATACCTGGAACTCTAAAGTCAGTGCCATGTTTGAAAATATGTCACCTGAAGAGCGTTTAAAAGTAGGCGCGATATCAGGTGAAAAAATTCATCCTGGCTACAGCAAATATATTGAAAACGGCATCTCGATCCCATGGGCTCGGATGAACCATCAAATGGGTTGTGGTATGCGAATGAGTCCTGAAGACTTCGAAACTTACTACCACTTATTGCAGAAACCCGAAGGCCGTCATTTCATGATTGGTGATCAAATCAGTCATCACAGTGGTTGGCAAGAAGGCGCATTAGCTTCGAGTGAACAAGCCCTACAACAGTTGAATAAATTACTGGGTGCAAATATCGGCCAAGGAGATCTGTCTCATGTTAGTTAAAGTTATTTCAAGTTTATTGCTTTTCACTAGCCTAACTATCAGTGCAAATACCTCAGAAGCCCCGACTCCTGTTGGACTTGAGTACTGCACTGTATGTCATGGCTCACAGTTAATGGGTAATCAAAATATAGGCGCACCTAGGTTAACCGGTTTGTCACAGTGGTATGTCGAGCGTCAGTTAAAGAATTTTAAAAACGGAATACGAGGTTCACATCCCGAAGATGCTACGGGTGAAGAAATGATGCGTATGGTGGGGAATCTTTCCAACCAGCAAATATCTGACATTGCCCTTTGGGTGACCAAAACGCATTCCGTTAAGCCTACACCTAGCCTGTTTGCAGATGCTGCGGCAGGAGAAAAGCTTTATCAAAGTTGTGCCGCGTGTCATGGCAAAAACGCAGAAGGAAACCAAGCATTAGGGGCGCCAAGATTAAGTGGTTTGAATGACTGGTATATCTTGACCCAACTCAATCATTTTCGCCAAGGGATCCGTGGTTCCAAAGCACAAGACACTTTTGGTCAGCAAATGAAAGCGGCCAGTGGTGTTATATCGTCAGAACAAGATGCAGCCAATCTGGCTGCCTATGTCCAAAAATTAAAGTAAATCCGAGGAGTAGTTTTATGAAAAAAAGTATTTTATTTGCAGCCACTACATTATTTGCCGCTAGCACTTTGGCTGATGTGACCCGTCATGCATTACCTAATAACAGTACATTTCCCATTTCTAGAGCGGTAGAAGTGACTCCAGATACCACTTTGATTTTTCATAGTGGCATGGTGCCAGGTCCTGTTGATCCTAAAGCTGAAAGAGGCAGTCGTGAATATTATGGCGACACTGAAACTCAAGCGTTAAATGTGTTTAAACGTTTTGAAGGCTCAATGAAAGAATTGGGCGTGGATTTTGGCGACGTAATCAAGATGCAAGTTTTCATGGTGGGTGATCCCACTATGGACGGAAAAATGGATTTTGCTGGATTTATGAAAGCTTATGTTAAGTATTTCGGCACTAAAGAACAACCGAATAAACCTGCCCGTTCAGCATTTCAAATTGCTGGTTTAGCAGGCGGTCCTAACATGTTGATCGAGATCGAAATGGTTATCGCCAAACCTGAATAACGATATCTGAATAATTTAGTTGTGCTGCTGATGACTAGCCGGCGGCACATACTTCAATAATAACTACCTAGTCACAACACCTGGCAATTGAGTAAACACTAACTAAACAAACCGAGGGGAAAACTATGCTAAAGCAAAATATGCTCAGCAAAGCGATAAAAACTGGCTTAGCGACATGGTCAATCAGCATGGTTGGCCTAACGACAGCTTTCGCACAAGAAGCACAATCAGTTGACGCTGAAGAAAACCAATTTATTGAAAAAATAGCGGTAACAGGCTCAAGAGGGGCTCCTAGATCGATAGCTGATTCACCAGTACCTGTAGATGTATTCAGTGAAGAAGATCTTGTTTCGGTGCCCTTTACCGATACCAATGATGTATTAAAAACCTTAGTTCCTTCTTATTCATTAGGCAGGCAGCCAATTTCTGATGGGGCATCTTTTATCCGTCCTGCTACCTTACGTGGTATGCCCACAGATAAAACACTGGTTTTAGTTAATTCAAAACGCCGTCATCGTTCTGCATTAGTGCAAACTTCTGGCTCGGGAACCCAAGGACCAGATGTGGCGACTATCCCTTCATCTGCTCTTAAAGGCATAGAAGTATTACGTGATGGAGCGGCAGCTCAATATGGATCAGATGCCATTGCAGGTGTAATTAACTTTGTATTAAAAGACAATGACGAAGGAGGGTCATTCTCTATTAATACTGGTCAATTTTATGAAGGGGATGGTGAGCAAATTACCATGGCCGGGAACCTTGGCTTTGCTCTAGGTACTAAAGGTTTCCTTAGTATTTCAGCGGAATATTCAGATTCGAGTTCTACAAATCGTGGCGAACAATATTGTGAAAGTTGGGCTTGTGTAGATGTGGATAGCCCTGACTTTTTAAACGGCTTAGACACTTCTGTATCGGGTTACACTGAGCAAAGTTTTATCGATGGATTAGCCGATGCTAATTTAGGTGGCGAAGACGTAGTGCAACCTTGGGGGCAGCCCAATACATCAGGTACACGGTTATTCTTCAACACAGGTTATGAATTAAGTGACACTACTAAAATTTATGCCTTTGGTAACTACTCAGCCAGTGAAGGAGATGGTACTTTCTATTATCGTTACCCAGGTAATGGTACCATTGAAGATATACGTGAAGAAGACGGCTCTATCTATAGTCCCCTTGAAAAATTCCCAGGCGGTTTCACCCCTCGCTTCTTCGGTGATATCACAGATATCTCGATAGTTGGC
The sequence above is a segment of the Paraglaciecola sp. L3A3 genome. Coding sequences within it:
- a CDS encoding RidA family protein gives rise to the protein MKKSILFAATTLFAASTLADVTRHALPNNSTFPISRAVEVTPDTTLIFHSGMVPGPVDPKAERGSREYYGDTETQALNVFKRFEGSMKELGVDFGDVIKMQVFMVGDPTMDGKMDFAGFMKAYVKYFGTKEQPNKPARSAFQIAGLAGGPNMLIEIEMVIAKPE
- a CDS encoding c-type cytochrome, whose protein sequence is MLVKVISSLLLFTSLTISANTSEAPTPVGLEYCTVCHGSQLMGNQNIGAPRLTGLSQWYVERQLKNFKNGIRGSHPEDATGEEMMRMVGNLSNQQISDIALWVTKTHSVKPTPSLFADAAAGEKLYQSCAACHGKNAEGNQALGAPRLSGLNDWYILTQLNHFRQGIRGSKAQDTFGQQMKAASGVISSEQDAANLAAYVQKLK
- a CDS encoding FAD-dependent oxidoreductase, with the translated sequence MLNITRRQFLAYVGAAGGSSALLKTSLALGMMPEDTYSGPVQIKPAAAGNKPTALILGAGIAGLSTALELEKAGYHCTILEASFRPGGRNLTVRHGDKIDEMGNPQICNFDKQENLFFNCGPARIPGHHRRLLHYCRTLNVPLQIKANSSKMAYFHDDKSLGGKPKRIIEYHTDVRGLMSELLWKSADSNQFDQLLSEDDVAKLMKFSQAYGDLTENGKYRGSGRAGSTTDRMLEHPVPHTPIELKEMLDSSFWYGGLLGAELYDWCEPLMEPIGGMDAVVKGFLRNLKTQPVLNAQVKKIYNREQGVEVTYEQGGQLHTVKADYCFNNIPAYFMAGIENNFSATYQSGLDSIKRGHLFKIAYQMKERFWERDGIYGGISYTSEPVAQLWYPSHDIHAQKGILLGAYTWNSKVSAMFENMSPEERLKVGAISGEKIHPGYSKYIENGISIPWARMNHQMGCGMRMSPEDFETYYHLLQKPEGRHFMIGDQISHHSGWQEGALASSEQALQQLNKLLGANIGQGDLSHVS